Proteins from a genomic interval of Trifolium pratense cultivar HEN17-A07 linkage group LG6, ARS_RC_1.1, whole genome shotgun sequence:
- the LOC123890298 gene encoding calcium-dependent protein kinase 24-like — protein sequence MGNNCVGSRKPSKDDQIFPSIFPASFWWSSWSHPPPVHNIDNKDIKQISISHDLESVIMQFKDQAKPATKPKARAKPMMLPNIKRVAAKTKSAGLQAESVLLTNLGPFRQYYKLGDELGKGQYGITSLCFEKATGKKYACKTIPKVKLVRDDDIEDVRREIKIMHHLVGSPNVINIKGAYEDSIVVYIVMELCEGGELFDRIVERGHYTERKAAKLARTIVSVVEACHSLGVMHRDLKPENFLFVDGHEDSTLKAIDFGMSVFFKPGEKFSDVVGSGYYIAPEVLDKCYGQEADVWSAGVIIYILLCGTPPFYGESEQEIFHEILHGELDFSSDPWPSISESAKDLVKKMLVRDPSKRITAHEVLCHPWIQVDGVAPDKPLDSAVLSRLKQFSAMNKLKKMALRVIAESLSEEEIYGLKELFKMIDTDNSGQITFEKLKAGLKMFGANLGESEIFDLLQAADIDNSGTIDYGEFIAATLHLNKVGKEDNLAAAFSYFDKDGSGYITQNELQQVCKEFGMEDAHLEEMIREVDQNNDGQIDYNEFVAMMQRGNADLGNSGLKCSTSFNIGLRKTEALSVY from the exons ATGGGAAACAACTGTGTTGGATCTAGAAAACCCTCTAAAGATGATCAAATTTTTCCATCTATTTTTCCGGCTTCTTTTTGGTGGTCATCATGGTCACACCCACCACCTGTTCACAATATTGACAACAAAGACATCAAGCAAATTAGTATATCACATGATTTAGAATCAGTTATTATGCAGTTCAAGGACCAAGCTAAACCTGCTACAAAACCAAAAGCAAGAGCGAAACCGATGATGTTGCCTAATATTAAGAGGGTAgcagcaaaaacaaaaagtgCCGGACTTCAAGCGGAATCGGTTTTGCTGACGAATTTAGGTCCTTTTAGGCAATACTATAAGTTGGGAGATGAACTTGGGAAAGGACAATATGGAATTACTTCACTTTGTTTTGAGAAAGCAACGGGGAAAAAGTATGCGTGCAAGACAATCCCGAAGGTAAAATTGGTGAGAGATGATGATATAGAGGATGTGAGGAGGGAGATTAAGATAATGCATCATTTGGTTGGGAGTCCTAATGTGATAAATATTAAAGGAGCTTATGAGGATTCTATTGTTGTTTATATTGTCATGGAATTATGTGAAGGGGGTGAGTTGTTTGATAGGATTGTGGAAAGGGGTCATTACACTGAAAGAAAAGCAGCTAAACTTGCTAGGACTATTGTTAGTGTTGTTGAAGCATGTCACTCACTTGGTGTAATGCATCGCGATCTTAAGCCTgagaattttctttttgttgatgGACATGAAGACTCTACTCTTAAGGCAATTGATTTTGGAATGTCTGTTTTCTTCAAACCAG GAGAAAAGTTTAGTGATGTGGTAGGAAGTGGTTATTACATTGCACCTGAGGTTCTAGACAAGTGTTATGGTCAAGAAGCTGATGTTTGGAGTGCAGGTGTGATCATATACATTCTCTTATGTGGAACACCTCCCTTTTATGGTG AATCGGAACAAGAGATATTTCACGAGATTTTGCATGGTGAACTTGACTTCTCTTCGGATCCTTGGCCAAGTATCTCTGAAAGTGCAAAAGACTTGGTTAAGAAGATGCTTGTTAGAGATCCTAGTAAAAGGATAACAGCGCATGAAGTTCTTT GTCACCCTTGGATTCAGGTTGATGGAGTTGCTCCAGACAAGCCTCTTGATTCTGCAGTTTTGAGTCGTTTAAAGCAATTTTCGGCTATGAACAAGCTCAAGAAAATGGCTCTTAGA GTTATTGCGGAGAGTCTCTCTGAAGAAGAAATTTATGGATTGAAAGAATTGTTTAAGATGATAGACACAGACAACAGTGGCCAAATTACTTTCGAAAAACTCAAGGCTGGACTGAAAATGTTCGGTGCCAATCTCGGTGAATCCGAAATATTTGATCTATTGCAAGCT GCAGATATTGATAATAGTGGCACAATTGACTATGGAGAATTCATAGCTGCCACATTGCATTTAAACAAAGTTGGCAAGGAAGATAATTTAGCTGCAGCTTTCTCTTATTTTGATAAAGATGGAAGTGGCTACATCACTCAAAATGAGCTTCAACAAGTTTGTAAAGAATTTGGTATGGAAGATGCCCACTTAGAGGAAATGATCAGAGAAGTTGATCAAAATAAT GATGGACAAATAGACTACAATGAATTTGTAGCTATGATGCAAAGAGGCAATGCAGATTTAGGTAATAGTGGTTTAAAGTGTAGCACTAGTTTTAACATTGGATTAAGGAAGACAGAGGCACTATCAGTATATTAA
- the LOC123890301 gene encoding LOW QUALITY PROTEIN: uncharacterized protein LOC123890301 (The sequence of the model RefSeq protein was modified relative to this genomic sequence to represent the inferred CDS: inserted 2 bases in 1 codon; deleted 1 base in 1 codon; substituted 1 base at 1 genomic stop codon), with the protein MPRTSTLECPGCPPLRALTFDTLGLIKVVESREKQGGPKVVERWGDPDASKSVNAVSIIDRKSNPLVAVARKNGQIEILSPVTGISQATISNANDLDVQSEENSIIGLHLFAKQNLELDSRDYNLLTCTSKGNASIRSIEVPESATGSSSTNSSKTWNVCNSGNILCCKVDGNEKFALFGGKGVEVNIWDLDNCTKIWNAKSPAKNSLGIFTPTWFTSVSYLSKDDHRKFVAGTNNHQVRLYDISAQRRPVLSIDFRETPIKALAEDIDGNTIYLGNGSGDMASVDIRTGKMLGSFTGKCSGSIRSIVRHPDLPVVASCGLDGYLRLWDTNSRQLLSSVFLKQHILHVLFDSNFIVEDTPKGADSLPSKEETIEEISDEEETIEEISDEEEIEAIPLKRKKSSRNKENVIDGSEKRKELRRVTNAKKPKEMMEIRRPHQKTKEASXHPRKKRRAXNMKFQMKGCDLDGFYAMRYIQRCIKTNFGVRGDEGDTSSSRNLRLAVGSAWRLLCGQVTRLVRLVQLWNFYVCDKFILNYSTRKLGFRHVSWFLAKCLVFCFAAVGLWTIFYLRSENDFQSLFIIPSILF; encoded by the exons ATGCCTCGCACCAGCACTCTTGAATGCCCTGGTTGCCCTCCGCTTCGTGCTTTAACCTTTGACACACTTGGTCTTATCAAAG TTGTTGAATCCCGTGAAAAACAAGGAGGTCCTAAAGTAGTAGAGAGATGGGGTGACCCTGATGCATCAAAGTCTGTTAATGCTGTTTCAATCATTGATCGAAAATCTAACCCA TTAGTAGCTGTAGCAAGGAAAAATGGTCAG ATTGAGATTTTGAGCCCTGTCACTGGAATTTCTCAAGCTACAATTTCAAACGCCAACGATTTAGATGTTCAGTCTGAAGAGAATAGTATTATTGGCTTGCATCTATTTGCAAAACAAAATCTTGAGTTAGATTCGAG GGATTATAATTTACTTACATGCACGAGCAAAGGGAATGCGAGCATAAGGTCCATTGAAGTTCCTGAGTCAGCGACAGGATCTTCCAGTACCAATTCTTCAAAAACCTGGAATGTATGTAATAGTGGTAACATTTTGTGTTGCAAGGTAGACGGAAATGAGAAGTTTGCTTTATTTGGAGG GAAAGGCGTTGAAGTCAATATTTGGGATCTTGACAACTGCACAAAGATCTGGAATGCCAAATCT CCTGCTAAAAACAGCCTTGGTATATTTACACCTACCTGGTTCACATCTGTTTCATATCTAAGTAAAGATGACCATAGAAAATTTGTTGCTGGCACCAATAACCATCAG GTTCGCCTATATGACATATCTGCTCAGAGGAGGCCCGTTCTCTCTATTGATTTTCGTGAGACACCAATTAAAGCATTGGCTGAGGATATAGATGGCAACACAATCTATTTAGGGAATGGGTCTGGTGACATGGCTTCTGTTGATATACGTACAG GAAAAATGCTAGGATCTTTTACCGGAAAATGCTCTGGAAGCATCAGATCAATTGTCAGGCATCCCGATCTACCTGTGGTAGCTTCATGTG GACTGGATGGCTATTTACGACTTTGGGATACAAATTCAAGGCAGCTTCTTTCTTCT GTTTTCCTTAAGCAGCATATTCTGCATGTTCTTTTTGACTCCAATTTCATTGTTGAAG ATACGCCTAAAGGAGCGGATTCTCTACCAAGCAAGGAAGAAACTATAGAAGAGATCTCAGATGAGGAAGAAACTATAGAAGAGATCTCAGATGAGGAAGAAATTGAAGCAATAcctttgaaaagaaaaaagtcttCTAGAAATAAAGAAAACGTGATAGATGGtagtgaa aaaagaaaagagttaAGGAGAGTGACAAACGCAAAAAAACCAAAGGAAATGATGGAAATAAGAAGACCACATCAAAAGACAAAGGAAGCAAGTTAGCAtccaagaaaaaaaagaagagc CAATATGAAATTCCAGATGAAGGGTTGTGATTTAGATGGATTTTATGCTATGCGATATATACAACGATGTATCAAAACTAATTTTGGGGTGCGAGGTGATGAAGGTGATACAAGTTCTAGCAGGAATTTGCGTTTGGCAGTTGGATCAGCTTGGAGGTTACTTTGTGGACAAGTTACTAGGCTGGTTAGATTAGTTCAATTGTGGAATTTTTATGTATGTGACAAGTTTATCTTAAATTATTCAACAAGGAAGTTAGGGTTTAGGCATGTCTCATGGTTCCTTGCAAAATGTTTAGTATTTTGCTTTGCAGCTGTTGGCTTGTGGACAATCTTTTATCTTAGGAgtgaaaatgattttcaatcCCTCTTCATTATACCATCAATTTTGTTTTAA
- the LOC123890297 gene encoding protein WVD2-like 4 has product MESENEVAMEEEKRVIGVTSKENINKEDANICGEEIQNENVDSKVESHISIGDIVEVEASKNSKLPKETKSRESVASKSNKFVKDKSNLKGTTSISRKQRSTLSQSLSFPSKSTREDSMHKSMDGSLVKTKAKHVQASTLRHSSKSTNFEGKSNEGKTNIEGCKKRTTLISMPGLKRSVFGRSTSVAAVTKSHTSEAALPADQISNSSKTAKPSKEDDDSHSTTSSAALRQRNICSGFSSRLEERAEKRKEFFSKIEEKVLAKEAEKTNQQAKSKENQEAEIKQLRKSLTFKATPMPSFYREPPPKVELKKIPTTRPRSPKLGRHKESCTSPRGNQQQNDSTKVKNIIKGHTKEVISKKPMRKTQAKVKCQENATKGSNEECQSPHVNNSEFKDDIEQQSETDHAANDYAQALDSTTTLEFPSCEVTVGV; this is encoded by the exons ATGGAATCTGAAAATGAAGTTGCTATGGAGGAAGAGAAACGTGTTATTGGAGTGACATCTAAGGAGAATATAAACAAAGAAGATGCAAACATTTGCGGCGAAGAAATTCAAAATGAGAATGTAGATTCTAAGGTTGAAAGCCACATATCTATTGGTGACATTGTTGAAGTTGAAGCctctaaaaattcaaaacttccTAAG GAAACAAAGAGCAGAGAAAGTGTTGCTTCCAAGAGCAACAAATTTGTCAAAGATAAATCCAATTTGAAAGGTACAACTTCAATATCTAGAAAACAAAGGTCAACACTTTCTCAGAGTTTGTCTTTCCCATCCAAATCAACTAGAGAAGATTCTATGCATAAAAGCATGGATGGGAGTCTTGTGAAGACAAAAGCTAAACATGTTCAAGCCTCGACTCTCCGTCATTCAAGCAAGTCCACAAACTTTGAAGGGAAATCAAATGAGGGAAAAACAAACATTGAAGGTTGTAAAAAGAGGACTACTTTGATATCAATGCCTGGTTTGAAACGCTCTGTG TTTGGAAGGTCTACTTCAGTTGCTGCAGTCACCAAAAGCCACACATCTGAGGCAGCTCT ACCTGCTGATCAAATATCAAACTCATCAAAAACTGCAAAACCAAGTAAAGAGGATGACGATTCTCACTCCACAACTTC AAGCGCTGCTCTTCGTCAGAGAAACATATGTTCTGGATTTTCATCAAGATTGGAAGAAAGAGCTGAAAAGAGGAAGGAG TTTTTCTCAAAGATAGAGGAAAAAGTTCTAGCCAAGGAAGCAGAAAAAACCAACCAACAAGCCAAATCAAAg GAAAACCAAGAGGCAGAGATCAAGCAATTGAGGAAGAGCTTGACTTTCAAAGCCACTCCAATGCCAAGTTTCTATAGGGAACCACCTCCAAAAGTTGAGCTCAAGAAG ATACCAACAACCCGGCCAAGATCTCCAAAGCTTGGAAGACACAAAGAGTCTTGCACAAGTCCACGTGGGAATCAACAGCAGAATGACTCAACCAAGGTAAAGAACATAATAAAGGGTCATACTAAAGAGGTGATTTCAAAGAAACCAATGAGAAAAACCCAAGCCAAGGTGAAGTGTCAGGAAAATGCAACCAAAGGAAGCAATGAAGAATGCCAAAGTCCACATGTAAACAATTCTGAATTCAAAGATGACATTGAGCAACAATCTGAGACAGATCATGCTGCAAA
- the LOC123890299 gene encoding fra a 1-associated protein — protein MGWVWSDDDNNNNNNNSDDSQRNLSSGSDERCSTRKIVKSQCRTEEVEPGKFVRKCEKTEELLRSCAGKPVEVLQSNKEYTEEDITNEVLRGGSAIFGSSNSSSNGSSDHGVFDFPGLRSDIEVMERNLFGGLGRFFEAAEEMKNGFFDVVIANTPRIFDAETSSSSPMRRGIPIEEYGRQETRPKSKDAESVDTDFAALAKDV, from the exons ATGGGTTGGGTTTGGAGCGACgacgacaacaacaacaacaacaacaacagcgaCGATTCTCAACGCAACCTCTCTTCAGGTTCCGATGAACGGTGCTCCACCAGAAAAATCGTGAAATCGCAGTGCAGAACCGAAGAAGTTGAGCCTGGAAAGTTTGTTAGGAAATGCGAGAAAACTGAAGAGCTTCTCAGAAGTTGCGCTGGAAA GCCTGTTGAAGTGCTGCAATCAAACAAAGAGTACACAGAAGAAGATATCACTAATGAGGTACTTCGAGGAGGTTCTGCAATATTTGGCTCATCAAACAGCTCATCAAACGGCTCATCAGACCATGGTGTGTTTGACTTCCCTGGGTTAAGAAGTGATATTGAAGTCATGGAGCGCAACCTCTTTGGTGGTCTCGGTCGCTTCTTTGAAGCAGCCGAAGAAATGAAAAATGGCTTTTTTGACGTTGTTATTGCAAATACTCCACGCATATTTGATGCAGAGACGTCATCTTCATCTCCTATGAGGCGAGGGATACCTATTGAAGAGTATGGCCGACAAGAAACTCGTCCAAAATCCAAGGATGCGGAATCAGTGGATACTGATTTCGCCGCATTGGCTAAAGATGTTTAA